A DNA window from Drosophila gunungcola strain Sukarami unplaced genomic scaffold, Dgunungcola_SK_2 000072F, whole genome shotgun sequence contains the following coding sequences:
- the LOC128264515 gene encoding LOW QUALITY PROTEIN: ovalbumin-related protein X-like (The sequence of the model RefSeq protein was modified relative to this genomic sequence to represent the inferred CDS: deleted 2 bases in 1 codon) translates to MTRFSAKLFQEIIKSKNKNGNVVFSPFAVHAMLALIYRASEGETLSEVQRVGEFNQHCFFVALDFERLIKFKEHLQSARLYTRPRVLYNRNLGPVNSRYDEFSKFYFDIATKSVDMDSGREYVKLVTFWTKGFNISSEMQVILVNEVEFRGLWKHNFERIKTRKSKFHPANGKTINVAMMHNHEVYGLADLPELDATALELPFNDSATSMLILLANQLDGLANLEQQLAQPEFDLNRIANRLHRQSVTVSLPKFSAFSDIDMTDALKMLGLRQMFTDSSKVTKLLEQTVRVDKILHRAYIDVSELGTVDSNFSGPVYERSLPANSKEFVANRPFVFAIRTPNSVLLMGQVKIPWIL, encoded by the exons ATGACCCGCTTCAGCGCCAAGCTCTTCCAGGAAATTATAAagtcgaaaaataaaaacggcAACGTTGTCTTTTCACCCTTCGCCGTGCACGCCATGCTGGCACTGATCTACAGGGCATCGGAGGGTGAAACACTCAGCGAAGTGCAGCGGGTCGGCGAGTTCAACCAGCAC TGTTTTTTCGTGGCCCTGGACTTCGAGCGACTGATCAAGTTCAAGGAGCATCTCCAGAGTGCCAGGCTATATACCCGCCCCAGAGTATTGTACAACCGGAACCTGGGTCCAGTTAATTCCCGCTACGACGAGTTCTCCAAATTCTATTTTGACATCGCCACGAAGTCTGTGGACATGGATAGCGGCAGGGAATATGTCAAGCTGGTTACCTTCTGGACAAAAGGATTCAACATTAGCTCCGAGATGCAGGTGATACTCGTGAACGAAGTGGAATTCAGGGGTCTCTGGAAGCACAATTTCGAGAGGATCAAAACGCGGAAATCCAAATTCCACCCCGCCAACGGTAAAACTATCAATGTTGCAATGATGCACAACCACGAAGTCTATGGGCTGGCCGATTTGCCCGAACTGGACGCCACCGCCTTGGAACTGCCCTTCAATGACAGTGCCACCAGCATGCTGATCCTGCTGGCCAATCAGCTCGACGGACTGGCCAACCTTGAGCAGCAGTTGGCCCAGCCGGAGTTCGATCTCAACCGGATCGCCAACCGCCTGCACCGCCAGTCGGTCACAGTGAGCCTGCCCAAGTTCAGTGCCTTTTCCGATATTGACATGACCGATGCATTGAAGATGCTGGGACTCCGGCAGATGTTCACGGACAGCTCGAAGGTGACCAAATTGCTCGAACAGACGGTGCGCGTGGACAAGATCCTGCATAGGGCCTACATTGATGTGTCGGAGTTGGGAACAGTAGATTCGAACTTTTCGG GTCCAGTTTATGAGCGGTCACTGCCTGCCAATTCGAAGGAGTTCGTCGCTAATCGGCCATTCGTCTTTGCCATCCGCACTCCCAACTCAGTGCTGTTGATGGGTCAGGTGAAGATCCCTTGGATactgtaa